Proteins from a single region of Acidobacteriota bacterium:
- a CDS encoding pseudouridine synthase, producing MIDQASTEAERELTVLHQDADLLVVDKPSGMVVHRGWARDRRTALDVARDLSGGPVFPLHRLDRGTSGVLLFARHPQAARDGQQALADERTVKVYWALVRGIAPEEGVIDHPVPRSPKGPRIDAVTAFRRLATFERYSLVEARPRTGRLHQVRRHLKHLSLPLIGDVRYGKGEHNRLFRKRFGLHRLALHAFRLELPGGQPSSWTAPLPASLAGPFHAMGLPTDLAQPAPASP from the coding sequence GTGATCGACCAAGCGTCAACGGAGGCGGAGCGAGAGCTCACCGTCCTGCACCAGGACGCCGACCTGCTGGTCGTCGACAAGCCTTCCGGGATGGTGGTGCACCGCGGCTGGGCCCGCGACCGGCGCACCGCCCTCGACGTCGCCCGCGACCTCTCCGGGGGCCCGGTCTTCCCGCTGCACCGCCTCGATCGCGGCACCAGCGGCGTGCTGCTCTTCGCCCGCCACCCACAGGCCGCCCGAGACGGACAGCAGGCGCTGGCCGACGAACGGACAGTCAAGGTCTACTGGGCACTGGTGCGCGGCATCGCTCCCGAGGAAGGTGTCATCGACCACCCGGTTCCGCGCTCTCCGAAAGGCCCCCGGATCGACGCCGTCACGGCCTTCCGCCGGTTGGCCACCTTCGAGCGCTACTCGCTGGTCGAAGCCCGCCCACGGACCGGTCGCCTGCACCAGGTGCGTCGGCACCTCAAGCACTTGAGCCTGCCCTTGATCGGCGACGTGCGCTACGGCAAAGGCGAGCACAACCGCCTCTTTCGGAAGCGCTTCGGGCTCCATCGGCTGGCCCTCCACGCCTTCCGACTCGAGCTCCCCGGCGGGCAGCCGTCAAGCTGGACGGCGCCCCTGCCGGCCAGCCTCGCCGGGCCCTTTCATGCAATGGGATTGCCCACCGACCTGGCTCAGCCGGCCCCGGCCTCGCCCTGA